In Plasmodium relictum strain SGS1 genome assembly, chromosome: 6, one DNA window encodes the following:
- the COX17 gene encoding cytochrome c oxidase copper chaperone, putative, whose protein sequence is MGAVLNKPIKNTNEEIKSEKKKKICCVCLETKKLRDECIVNFGETQCQKFIDDHNQCLRNEGFDIK, encoded by the coding sequence ATGGGTGCGGTTTTAAATAAACCAATAAAAAACACtaatgaagaaattaaaagtgaaaaaaaaaagaaaatttgttGTGTATGTTTAGAAACAAAAAAGTTAAGAGATGAATGCATTGTTAATTTTGGAGAAACACAATGCCAAAAATTTATTGATGATCATAATCAATGTTTAAGAAATGAAGGATttgatataaaataa